The following are encoded together in the Tripterygium wilfordii isolate XIE 37 chromosome 3, ASM1340144v1, whole genome shotgun sequence genome:
- the LOC119984079 gene encoding uncharacterized protein LOC119984079 isoform X1, whose amino-acid sequence MLCAAKFHLSFDSAIKAKNNHSFSSVVRRQRFDLRLPARHLPSLSVRSVSPSAASDPSDSLPSSECYTSSVGFSPSLPLSQWNLTQRHNLALNVTVSLAAVSATCLFLSAIPALLAFKRAAESLEKLMDVTREELPGTMAAIRLSGMEISDLTMELSDFGQDITQGVRSSTRAVRVAEERLRQLTNMAPSALAQVIPNPKIDTQGPSLARTARGMREGIVKARAFFQIFFTLTRFSRMAFNYFSKQRAKRLSKKC is encoded by the exons ATGCTATGCGCAGCGAAATTCCATCTATCATTTGATTCTGCAATCAAGGCGAAGAATAATCACAGCTTTTCCAGCGTCGTTCGTCGGCAGCGGTTTGATCTCCGGCTGCCGGCTCGACACCTTCCGTCCTTGAGCGTAAGGTCCGTGTCCCCTTCAGCTGCGTCTGATCCGTCGGATTCGTTGCCGTCATCTGAATGTTACACGTCGTCCGTCGGGTTTTCTCCTTCCCTTCCGCTTTCGCAGTGGAACCTCACACAACGCCACAACCTCGCCCTCAACGTCACTGTTTCCCTG GCAGCGGTTTCAGCAACCTGTCTGTTCTTATCTGCAATCCCTGCACTTCTG GCTTTTAAGAGAGCAGCAGAGTCGCTTGAGAAATTGATGGATGTCACTAGGGAGGAGCTTCCTGGTACAATGGCTGCTATTCGATTATCTGGCATGGAGATTAGTGATCTGACCATGGAGCTCAGTGATTTTGG CCAAGACATAACACAAGGTGTTAGAAGCTCCACTCGAGCTGTTCGCGTAGCTGAGGAGAGGTTGCGTCAACTGACAAACATGGCTCCATCAG CTTTGGCGCAGGTAATACCGAATCCGAAAATTGACACACAAGGACCATCATTGGCTAGGACCGCAAGGGGCATGAGGGAAGGAATTGTGAAGGCCCGTGCTTTCTTCCAAATCTTTTTCACCCTAACTCGATTTTCCAGAATGGCCTTTAACTATTTCtccaagcaaagagcaaagcgtttgtcaaaaaaatgttaa
- the LOC119984093 gene encoding uncharacterized protein LOC119984093 has translation MFGFGDEFMIDSYRRPWLLWIQLLVLFLLLFLLYCFTVFTSDLSDDATTATATASASRSSMSNLGKPIVNKHGSTAVTSHRQNFQVGEIQSMKGEIATRMSRRMVRGDIAEREGSPVKNATLLFLHPCHYFRLARWAFLKCFGIDANSENSTTGENRKDR, from the exons ATGTTCGGTTTTGGAGATGAGTTTATGATAGATAGTTACAGACGTCCATGGCTTCTATGGATCCAACTACTggtcctcttcctcctcctcttcctcctctatTGCTTCACTGTATTCACTTCGGATCTCTCAGATGACGccaccaccgccaccgccaccgccTCAGCTTCTCGTTCTTCCATGTCTAATTTGGGGAAACCGATTGTCAACAAGCACGGGAGCACAGCTGTTACAAGtcatagacaaaattttcag GTCGGAGAgatccaaagcatgaaaggagAGATAGCGACGAGGATGAGCAGAAGAATGGTGAGAGGAGACATTGCAGAAAGGGAGGGCTCTCCAGTAAAGAATGCAACTCTTTTGTTTCTCCACCCATGCCACTACTTTAGGCTTGCTAGATGGGCATTTCTAAAATGTTTTGGTATCGACGCCAACTCTGAGAATTCTACTACAGgagaaaacagaaaagataGATAA
- the LOC119984079 gene encoding uncharacterized protein LOC119984079 isoform X2, with the protein MLCAAKFHLSFDSAIKAKNNHSFSSVVRRQRFDLRLPARHLPSLSVRSVSPSAASDPSDSLPSSECYTSSVGFSPSLPLSQWNLTQRHNLALNVTVSLAAVSATCLFLSAIPALLAFKRAAESLEKLMDVTREELPGTMAAIRLSGMEISDLTMELSDFGQDITQGVRSSTRAVRVAEERLRQLTNMAPSGNTESEN; encoded by the exons ATGCTATGCGCAGCGAAATTCCATCTATCATTTGATTCTGCAATCAAGGCGAAGAATAATCACAGCTTTTCCAGCGTCGTTCGTCGGCAGCGGTTTGATCTCCGGCTGCCGGCTCGACACCTTCCGTCCTTGAGCGTAAGGTCCGTGTCCCCTTCAGCTGCGTCTGATCCGTCGGATTCGTTGCCGTCATCTGAATGTTACACGTCGTCCGTCGGGTTTTCTCCTTCCCTTCCGCTTTCGCAGTGGAACCTCACACAACGCCACAACCTCGCCCTCAACGTCACTGTTTCCCTG GCAGCGGTTTCAGCAACCTGTCTGTTCTTATCTGCAATCCCTGCACTTCTG GCTTTTAAGAGAGCAGCAGAGTCGCTTGAGAAATTGATGGATGTCACTAGGGAGGAGCTTCCTGGTACAATGGCTGCTATTCGATTATCTGGCATGGAGATTAGTGATCTGACCATGGAGCTCAGTGATTTTGG CCAAGACATAACACAAGGTGTTAGAAGCTCCACTCGAGCTGTTCGCGTAGCTGAGGAGAGGTTGCGTCAACTGACAAACATGGCTCCATCAG GTAATACCGAATCCGAAAATTGA